The following coding sequences lie in one Chondrocystis sp. NIES-4102 genomic window:
- the zupT gene encoding zinc transporter ZupT, which translates to MKKTWLWAVLPLVALVTSIIIFLSTNPLSPLGISAPPLENLTIERTVLGDRAISLLVRAEGSEPMQIAQVQVDGSYWTFTQKPPGALPRLSTAWIDLPYPWVEGETHHLNLITNTGVGFEHTIDVAVATPQFSLSRLWGFTLLGLYVGVVPVGLGMLFYPSLKTLGGEGMKFILALTLGMLAFLLLDTLEEGLKLANSAANAFAGSILVWAIAAISFLTILTIGRSRGKAPEGQSLSTYLSFSIGIHNLGEGLAIGTAFAVGEAALGSLLVVGFTLHNLTEGIGIAAPLVKSKPTFITFLGLTALAGLPAVLGTWLGVFAFSPHWAAIFMGIGVGAILQVIVEVGSYLARTASKIGGTWLSKISLAGFSAGLIVMYGTALLVNF; encoded by the coding sequence ATGAAAAAAACTTGGTTGTGGGCTGTTTTGCCATTGGTAGCACTAGTTACTTCGATTATTATTTTCCTTTCTACCAATCCCCTCAGTCCTTTAGGCATTTCTGCACCTCCTCTAGAAAATCTGACTATAGAGCGAACTGTCTTAGGCGATCGCGCTATTTCCTTGTTAGTTAGGGCGGAAGGTTCAGAACCGATGCAGATTGCTCAAGTGCAGGTAGATGGGTCTTACTGGACGTTCACCCAAAAGCCTCCAGGTGCTTTACCTAGACTCTCAACTGCTTGGATCGATCTGCCCTATCCTTGGGTAGAAGGCGAAACCCATCATCTTAACTTGATTACTAATACGGGAGTTGGTTTTGAACATACTATAGATGTAGCTGTAGCTACGCCTCAATTTTCCTTGAGCCGTCTTTGGGGTTTTACTTTACTCGGATTATACGTTGGGGTCGTACCTGTAGGGCTGGGAATGCTGTTTTATCCATCCCTCAAAACTTTAGGTGGGGAAGGAATGAAGTTTATTCTCGCTTTAACCTTGGGAATGCTGGCTTTTCTTTTGCTAGATACCCTGGAAGAGGGATTAAAACTAGCTAACAGTGCAGCTAATGCTTTTGCGGGCAGCATTTTAGTTTGGGCGATCGCAGCTATCTCTTTTTTGACAATTTTAACTATTGGTCGCAGTCGAGGTAAAGCTCCTGAAGGACAAAGCCTATCTACTTACCTATCTTTCAGTATCGGCATTCATAATTTAGGAGAAGGACTAGCAATCGGTACGGCTTTTGCTGTCGGAGAAGCTGCCCTCGGTTCGCTTTTGGTAGTTGGTTTTACTTTGCACAACTTAACAGAAGGAATTGGTATTGCTGCACCTTTGGTTAAATCTAAACCGACCTTCATTACTTTTTTAGGCTTGACTGCTTTAGCGGGACTACCTGCGGTATTAGGAACTTGGCTGGGCGTTTTTGCCTTTTCTCCTCACTGGGCGGCAATATTTATGGGCATTGGTGTAGGGGCAATTTTACAAGTAATTGTAGAAGTTGGTTCGTATTTGGCACGTACCGCTAGTAAAATTGGTGGTACTTGGTTATCTAAGATTAGTTTGGCAGGATTTAGTGCGGGATTGATAGTAATGTACGGTACGGCATTGCTTGTTAACTTCTAA
- a CDS encoding TPR repeat-containing protein, with the protein MNAENLFARGTEKIARGDYQGAIADFERVIALNPNYIEAYCNRGMAYFGLGNLV; encoded by the coding sequence ATGAATGCTGAAAACTTGTTCGCTCGCGGTACAGAGAAAATTGCTCGCGGTGATTACCAAGGGGCAATTGCTGACTTCGAGCGCGTTATCGCACTCAATCCGAATTACATTGAAGCTTATTGTAATCGAGGAATGGCGTACTTTGGCTTAGGAAATTTAGTCTGA